A window of Plasmodium malariae genome assembly, chromosome: 12 genomic DNA:
attcGTTTGCTTGTAGAATAGTAACGCAGAATAAGCTAAGTGGGaattcaaattatatatatattactactGAGCTTTAAAATATGCccaaaaatttaaatttatttggaaaatatttaagaagACTTGGGAAAAGTCATAAAAAaggttttaaaaaaaaacaagtaaTTCATCCTATTCCTGTTAAGGCATATGGTAGAGTACCATCAGCAGCTTCACAAACAGGATTATATCACGATGaagattataattattatactaAAGTATCTtactctttaaaaaaaacaagaataaaagtaaaaccAAATGTATTTAAGAAGCATATTgttagtaatattttaaatacaataatacCAAATGTTCGTATTACAACTAGCGCATTACATGCTATGGATGATGCAGGAGGGTttgataattatatattaaaaacacCTCCAGAAGAACTTCGATCAAATTTTGGGGAGAAGCTACGAAAtgttatgtatttttatttgtccCATCCAGatgttaaattattttccttgCCTTGGAAagtttttatgaataaatatcaACAGAgtgattattattatgcaGTATATCAacatttaagaaaaaaaagaatatatgaaCTTTATCAAAAGAAAGAATCAGGTAAATACTCCCCTTACTATTTACCTGATGATAAATGTCTGCATCCACAGAGGCAAGAATTCCCCTTAAATACAcaaattcaaaatttaaatttatggtataacaaaaataaaatactaaaaaaggcttttattcaaaaattaaaagaagcaAAATCATTTGATCAAGCTTACACAGATCATCACTTTTTGGATAGCTACAGAAAAGGTAGAGGAAGGGGAGGTGGTGGAAAACATGGAAGAACACCAAGAAAGAGATCAAAAACGTATAAATACTTTGAAATTAGGCcttattagatatatatcGGAAGGGAGAAATCAAGCGGATGAGTGTTCATGGTAGTGCGTGAAATtcaaatgtacatataagtgcaggtgtatacatatacacatatatgcatgcatTTGTGTATATTCGTTCTAAAGTATATGCGTGGGGAACAACTAAATTGTTACTCGGATGAACATGATGCTTAATGAAAACTCTTCATTAAATGCAAGAATAGGCGAATTCTATGGACACATGGAGAATTCATTCGAACTTAAGCCTAATGGTACGTTACATTTATCCGTAAATTATGAAGCATCATAAAATACagttttaacatttttacatttttgtattttggcatttttgcatttgatcctttttatttttgctcatttttaatttgaacTGTTTTGTGTAATTGTGCATTTCTGAATTTGCgcatttgtaatttttttttatttttgcgaaaataaatttacaatCATTTGAGAACTCAAAAGAGAAGTTCTCCATTTAACACTAAATATGCgtgaaaaaagatataaaatgttaaactaaaataataattatcctATGGGGcataaaggaaaaacataTATGATAGCATAATACAGTGATGCTTAGATCATTTATACAGGGGCAGAAATACACCCACAcccacacatacatacatacacacacacatacatacatacatacatacatacacacacacatacttacatacatacatacatacatacatatatataaacgaaTTAACATGGTTTCTTGTTATTCAAAAATTCATCAAATCATCTGCGTACGAAATGGGAGTGGATAATtcacttgtttttttttttttcctaattttCATAGGTGACATTCCAGGTATAAAATCAGAATTCGAGTCATCATAATTCTCctcaaaataatttattttatcttttttttctgatataATAGATATATCATCATTATCCTTAtcagttatattatttagagAGCTATTTAAAGAATGATCTCCTGAATTTTTTGgagatatatttaatgatttatttattatatgtttattattaatattatcatcTTGTTCTGTTTTCGTAATTACATGCATctttgttaatttttgtgACCTTACAGGTTTAGGACTGGAATCTATTTCATAAACagttttatcctttttatgtCGCACATCTTTATCATCATAATTCATTTCTTCAAttagttttatattatcGTCATCTTCATTTAAGCTTATAAAGTTACTTAAGGTAGAATTGGATGGGgatttttcatattcaaacaaatcctttttattatcacTATCATCTTCGTCATTGATTCcatttgttccttttttgttGTGATCGCCTTCTCCTCTTTTACTTTTCCCATTCTGCAAATTTTCTCCTTGTTCCCTATTATCCCTATTGTCTTCCTTGTCGTCATCCATGTAGTCTTCTTCCTTGTCCTCCTTCGCATCGTCATCGTCTGTACCTTCATTAACAAGTTCTGTCTTAACCCTACGAATATCTTCATCTTCATTTGCACCGTCATTCTCACCGCtatttatattcatgttGTTTCCCTGCTCAATTCTATCACTTTGAATAAATTTATCCTGTTTGTCACCTCCTGCAGAATTCATGTAATTTTTAGAGACCATAACCCTCTGATCTTGTATGATGTTATTTGTTACTACCTTATCAGTttgcaaatttttattaaggcCTTGGGAACTTCTCCTAGTTTTAATAGATGGTTCTGccgaaaaattatttacattgttggtaatatttttacttaaattcatatgtatactttCATTTAAATTCATATAAGAATTTTCATAATTGGAATCTCTAAActcttcatttaattttctttttttacaaattattaGTAGCATATGTTCGAAAATactattttcaaattttatcTGTGTATTATTAGAAGCATTATATGACTCAATTAGATTTAGAATTTGTTTCTTCAAATAACTATGTTGATATTCGGATAGATTTAATTTCTGCGCATAGGgcaatatatactttatgaAAGAATTTTggttttttaaattcaatGCACAATTAACACaagaatgaataaatttacaCAATGGCAATTTTTGTTTGTCTACTATTTTAACTCCTAAACGACTAGCTATAGATGTACTAAATAGTAACAAATCCTTTTCTTCTAATGCATTATTAATATAGGCTGTATATAAACCAATTAATGCACATAATAATACTTCGTAAAAAATATCGATACTATActtctttaatttattatgaaaatttaaagcGATAGAAGATAACCCTTTATTTTTCACATTAAgatgtattaataataatactccTAAGcaactattaaaaatattgatattattacaatttaaaataaattgggCTATAATTAAAGTCATATGCATATACTGCATTTCTAAAATTTTGGAATTAGTACTTAATTCGtccttattatatattttacacatatcagcaatatatgtatatgtgtttatTGGGAAAAATACACTTACATCTATAGACAAAAAGgaattaacaaaattgtaGTTGtcattgtttatattttccacATTTTTGAACAATTCAGTCACAAAATTGAAAAGCACATTGTCTTCTTTGTATACATATCTAGAGACGCTTTTGTACTTGTTTAGTTCATCATTGATGTcgagataattttttttaagtcttTCCAAATACTCCAaattttccaatttttcCGATTCTTCCGAATTTGGACAATtctccatattttttatattttccaaaTTCCCATCATTTTCCACATTTTCCAAACAGCCCAAATCGCAAAAGCTAGTGGTCCTGTCCATTCCGTCTATATTTTGATCCTCTTTCCCCTTATCAGTCATATTTAGAAACAGTTCTAATGTCTTATACCTTTTTAAATCATCCATTGAATATAGAAGCACATTTTCTAGTTGAGCAATATTCATTAAAGTTAAAAAGGACCCATACTTTAATACTGTATTATTTGAAgctttaattaaaaatatgagtaCGTCATTGAAATCGTCTCttaatgttataatattattatatatataatttaactcTAGGAATAGATTTTTCAATAGGCCTTTTTTCTTCCCATTAAGATtatgcaaattttttaaatcgtCTACATCTATATTACCACTACTCCTATTGCTATTGTTACCATTATTATTGGTAGTTCTTCCCTTTTCAGCTCCACCTGTTTCCCCCTTATTTGCATCGCTCGCccagtttatattatttcctGAATGGGCCTCATTCTTAATGTCCGTCGAATTtgatacattattatttccatCTCCTTTAttgttgtaattttttaaaaagaaattaaataaataattaaaaaaataccttTTCTTgcataaatgataaatataattttcatatataatatatatttgatcaATACACAATAAGAGCAACCTAGATGAGGGAGTACATGGAAGAGTATCCCCCCCTTCATAGTAATATATAGAATTAATTTTagcttttattatatataagcataaatgtattattatatttgcatACATACAAGCATCTGAATTGTAATATAAGTTATTAATGCTTTGTATATATGGAAAACTCTCATTCTTATTAATTGTACTAGTTTTATTGCTTATTTTTTGACCACACATTATcacattttcattatttccaCTTTTTCCCTTGGTATTATTGCTgctcttctttttctttgtccatttttccttattatttCTTTGATTATTGAAAGTTAAATCTTCGTTCTCCTCCTCGTCATATTCGTCCCCATGGACATCTGACTCTTCAGTATAATCTTCATTCTTATCATCATCTACTTCCCGTTCGTCTTGTTCGCTATCATTTTGTAAGAAATGTTGATCATAGTACACCATCGCATTTTCATCAAAGATATCATTGAGATAAATGTTATCCTTAAAAATCGATTGacatttttcattaacaATAAACTTAAAATAATCTTCTTCgataacttttttaatgctcttatctattttttttatatcgtttttctttctttctacATAATTAGATAAGTCcctatttatataattaaaacataaggtatatatatgaaccaAATTGGTAATGTTTGCAGTTAAATCATTTTCAATCAAGTTGACTACATTTTTATCCTTATGCactaaattttcattaataataataaccttgttttttttattttgtatatattcttcttcttcattaCAGTCAATTTCAGCATTATAATTCTTacgataatataaaaatgcatcaaggaaattattaaaataggagtaatataaatcaaaaaataaatcacttgataatttattattactttttaaaaattcatcatttaaagataaaaatagaGATATCATATTCATAGTATATTTGGATGAATAATAAGGcaacttaaaatttttcaacaaataaaataaatattcatacgtttcttttaaatatgtaaaaacgttattaataaaaaacgtTATGTTACTGtcaatatcatttttaaaatattccatAATTGTACAGgataagttatatatattgtttttttcttcacatttgtaaatatgtttacattCATGTAGTGccacttttaatattttgaaaactAGTAACAAATGCTCTTGATTTGTTTGATGTAGTTTTATAAGTaatttgctattttttattatatgaaatgtGTACAtgatcaatttttttattttatttgtgtCATGGCTTAGTTTTGTGTTCACCATATTTTTATCCGAAATACCACTCACACTCGATGAAGAAATTTTcttgttcttatttttttctaattcatTTATGTCCTTTTGAAAATTTCGATACGACGATTCACAGATATGTAGCAGACATTTCCGTAAATTGTAATCTGCTCTCGATTTGTTAATGTGTCTATTGGCTCCTTCCTCTTTGCTACTACCATCACCGCTAACCCTATCGCTGTCTGTGTCTCTACCACTCTTGGAGTTGCTTTCACTTCCAGTAATACTACTTCCATCCCCCTTagttttatcttttaatttttttgtgttatcTTTTTGGACGTTtccctttttgtttttgtctTTGTTACTTTTAGCATGATCCCCCTCCATCCGATATATCCCTTGGCCGCTTCCATTTTTTGCACCCATATCTCTGATGTCTTGATTGGAGTTATTCAAATACACACAGGCAATATCATCTTCACATAACAGTTCAATTATTGtttcaatattatttatggaaTCTAGTTTCTCCCTAATACCAGTAATAAATTTATCAATTACTGTATACAATTTgacattttcattataatttgttaGATAGTCAAAATAATGCACAAAATGTTTAACTGTCGgaatattcttatttaaatatttggttatatatattatattatatctatCTATTTCGTTATTTGTCTCGTTCTGTTCTACATCGAAgtagttattatttttttttttatcattttgtttaactttgttttttattcgagattcatatattaaggaggttattatttttgatattttattgttattattaaaccATATTAAATTgctaacaatttttttttcccttttggATAGTATATTCACGATACCCGAGGTCGATggatttacattattatgaTTGTCATATACTATAGCTAAATTGTTATTCTCAACCCTATCAGAACAAGATGaggtattattattttccccGTCGAAT
This region includes:
- the PmUG01_12060300 gene encoding mitochondrial ribosomal protein L28 precursor, putative, whose translation is MPKNLNLFGKYLRRLGKSHKKGFKKKQVIHPIPVKAYGRVPSAASQTGLYHDEDYNYYTKVSYSLKKTRIKVKPNVFKKHIVSNILNTIIPNVRITTSALHAMDDAGGFDNYILKTPPEELRSNFGEKLRNVMYFYLSHPDVKLFSLPWKVFMNKYQQSDYYYAVYQHLRKKRIYELYQKKESGKYSPYYLPDDKCLHPQRQEFPLNTQIQNLNLWYNKNKILKKAFIQKLKEAKSFDQAYTDHHFLDSYRKGRGRGGGGKHGRTPRKRSKTYKYFEIRPY
- the PmUG01_12060400 gene encoding conserved Plasmodium protein, unknown function, with the protein product MESKIILRRSTRISQNVYQNKNSNYELIENTSDDDLTNEKKDKRKNNNINYLDEPVTSADENNLTDDSDYTVDRNAKEDDNDDEVYDDSSVDFRRKRKDGSNNNKNRSSNNKNSSSNSNKNRIKNNNKNKSSNRNKNRNSNNNKNRSTDNNDELHNKRRSIVACESETQSGEHLSDENFGNLITSKKHSFRNNSYLERLNKGIDDDDFDIFKKSSKFDRNKRISTNNGRNNMTEIKLKKRKSVYVESSNSEDSSESDDEYSNESIRPKKKLKKNNKSFNTTIANNMGRKHNDMNSPKNFEDFNLYEKIKKGPKHLHEIIEEIYYNLFNREQNEKVKISAFFLNFLAECSGNEALTWTTDIIDYIDKQVYLYEEISTNNTDNSLLNNGNNNTSTCSTNNNASKDTAMKELITPSTAKSCIKISNIDEIIKDENSFEKVCTFKCEKLEQYLTTDLDNDVLIKSKNENNKSYKAFTNFFSDFSYHFDENYIYEVLYICIWVFSLSVSKYRKIRFASSLASFSILLGLCKKINYINNHEKQSRKQLLAEYSRERTNNKSTKINRGDNSRTVERSRSSTSITNTTTITAKKGIDIEELIQCNKNRNNEELCAIMDRNLIITQLINNINDDRKNLTILNNFLLCTYNILYKNKIRDVFVDIRLITLEYLHYYLQVLTTYFTNRKFTKLLIWVLHDKENRVKIFSLDVLTYLCNLYNTSTNKNFKVVELIYMCKKKLLNFIFDNDYNVRIKTFELILQMSKMKIKKNEFLSFRKRAKYKNINNNSNNSGNKKDRNQVDSSSEYEFDGENNNTSSCSDRVENNNLAIVYDNHNNVNPSTSGIVNILSKREKKIVSNLIWFNNNNKISKIITSLIYESRIKNKVKQNDKKKNNNYFDVEQNETNNEIDRYNIIYITKYLNKNIPTVKHFVHYFDYLTNYNENVKLYTVIDKFITGIREKLDSINNIETIIELLCEDDIACVYLNNSNQDIRDMGAKNGSGQGIYRMEGDHAKSNKDKNKKGNVQKDNTKKLKDKTKGDGSSITGSESNSKSGRDTDSDRVSGDGSSKEEGANRHINKSRADYNLRKCLLHICESSYRNFQKDINELEKNKNKKISSSSVSGISDKNMVNTKLSHDTNKIKKLIMYTFHIIKNSKLLIKLHQTNQEHLLLVFKILKVALHECKHIYKCEEKNNIYNLSCTIMEYFKNDIDSNITFFINNVFTYLKETYEYLFYLLKNFKLPYYSSKYTMNMISLFLSLNDEFLKSNNKLSSDLFFDLYYSYFNNFLDAFLYYRKNYNAEIDCNEEEEYIQNKKNKVIIINENLVHKDKNVVNLIENDLTANITNLVHIYTLCFNYINRDLSNYVERKKNDIKKIDKSIKKVIEEDYFKFIVNEKCQSIFKDNIYLNDIFDENAMVYYDQHFLQNDSEQDEREVDDDKNEDYTEESDVHGDEYDEEENEDLTFNNQRNNKEKWTKKKKSSNNTKGKSGNNENVIMCGQKISNKTSTINKNESFPYIQSINNLYYNSDACMYANIIIHLCLYIIKAKINSIYYYEGGDTLPCTPSSRLLLLCIDQIYIIYENYIYHLCKKRYFFNYLFNFFLKNYNNKGDGNNNVSNSTDIKNEAHSGNNINWASDANKGETGGAEKGRTTNNNGNNSNRSSGNIDVDDLKNLHNLNGKKKGLLKNLFLELNYIYNNIITLRDDFNDVLIFLIKASNNTVLKYGSFLTLMNIAQLENVLLYSMDDLKRYKTLELFLNMTDKGKEDQNIDGMDRTTSFCDLGCLENVENDGNLENIKNMENCPNSEESEKLENLEYLERLKKNYLDINDELNKYKSVSRYVYKEDNVLFNFVTELFKNVENINNDNYNFVNSFLSIDVSVFFPINTYTYIADMCKIYNKDELSTNSKILEMQYMHMTLIIAQFILNCNNINIFNSCLGVLLLIHLNVKNKGLSSIALNFHNKLKKYSIDIFYEVLLCALIGLYTAYINNALEEKDLLLFSTSIASRLGVKIVDKQKLPLCKFIHSCVNCALNLKNQNSFIKYILPYAQKLNLSEYQHSYLKKQILNLIESYNASNNTQIKFENSIFEHMLLIICKKRKLNEEFRDSNYENSYMNLNESIHMNLSKNITNNVNNFSAEPSIKTRRSSQGLNKNLQTDKVVTNNIIQDQRVMVSKNYMNSAGGDKQDKFIQSDRIEQGNNMNINSGENDGANEDEDIRRVKTELVNEGTDDDDAKEDKEEDYMDDDKEDNRDNREQGENLQNGKSKRGEGDHNKKGTNGINDEDDSDNKKDLFEYEKSPSNSTLSNFISLNEDDDNIKLIEEMNYDDKDVRHKKDKTVYEIDSSPKPVRSQKLTKMHVITKTEQDDNINNKHIINKSLNISPKNSGDHSLNSSLNNITDKDNDDISIISEKKDKINYFEENYDDSNSDFIPGMSPMKIRKKKKTSELSTPISYADDLMNF